GTGGATCACCCGCCATTCGAGTCCGGGTTAAACGTTCTTGCATAATGTTAATCGAGGTAGACATTACCCCAATCATACCTGGGGAGCGATTATTGTTTGGTTGCTTAAGGTTACTAAGCATTGAATTAAGGAAATCTTTGCCGCCACCTAATAAGCGCCAAAATGGTTGCTCGTTAGCGTTGCTATCTTGCTCATTCAATTCTAACGGATGGTCTGTTAGCGCTATTCTTGATTTATCATTATTAAGGTTTACCGCAATAACGATGTCGGCACCCATTGCTCGACACAGCGAAACCGGTACCGGATTGACCACTGCGCCATCTACCAGCCATTGGTCTTTCAATCGATAGGGAGCCATTAGCCCCGGCATAGCGCACGAAGCTCTTACTGCGTCACGAACCTTGCCTTTTTGCAGCCATATCTCTTTACCTGACTCTAGCTCGGTAGCAACCGCACCAAAGGGGATAGTAAGTTGTTCAATCATATCGCTACCGATGTATTTTTCTGCGGCGTTAAACACTTTTTCTCCGGTGAGCAAACCGCCACGATAGAGGGAAAAGTCCATCAAGTTAAAAACCTGCCAACTGGAAAGGCTTAAGGCCCATTCATGTAATTTGTCTATTCGTTGGCAAGCATACGCAGCGCCAACCAATGCGCCGATGGAGCAGCCAGACACAATATGGGGGCGGATCCCCATATCTTGCAGTGCCATAATCACACCGAGGTGTGACCAACCTCTTGCTGCGCCACTTCCAAGCGCTAAACCAATTTTTAACTCACTTTTGCCAGTCATTAGCACTCCGTTCGAAGAACCTTATTTGATTAGCATTGTTGCTTAAACTTATTCAAGATCCTAGAGACTTCTAAGCTCAAATTGAGGAAGTTATCATTTTATTGATATTGCTATCTTAAAGTACATTAAGCCAAATAATAATTGCTGGTAAGTCGCTGTTTGTATTGTAAATCAAGGTAAAATTCATTGAAAACTAGCTAGTGAAGAATTTAACTAGGCGCAGCAAACTCAGTTATGTCTTATTATTAATTCTACATCTGATGAATAATTCAAAAGTTTATGAGCCCAAAGAACCCTGTTGGACGACCAAAAGGCGATAGTAAAGCCAGAGAAAAGTTGCTGGAAGCGGCAACCCAGCTCTTCGCAAAACTTGATTACGACAAAGTATCGATACGCATGATAGCTAATAAAGCGGCAGTTGATGCTGCGCTAATTCGTTATTACTTTGGCTCTAAAGCCCAGTTATTTGGAGAGATGTTAAAAAATGTCTCTAATCCGGTGTTTAATGCTTTACAGCAGGGCAAGCAAAATACCGATATAAGTGATTTAGGCAAGGTAATGCGCGGCTACTACACCACCATGGTGGAAAACCCATATTTTCCTAAACTCATATACAAATTGTCGGGCTTACCTAGAGAGCACGAAAGTGCTCAGCAACTAGAACTTATGATAAGCAACATGGGGCGGTTTAAAAGCAAAGCATTGTTTGAACAGTTGGTAAACAAAAAGGCTTTAATAGAAGGCATAGACCCAGAGATGGCGCAAATTAGCTTTCTTAGTTTGATGGTGTTTCCATTCTTAATGCCTGAGCGTTTATTGGAAGCTAATCAAATTGAATTATCGAAACAAAAATTTTTAAAACTTGCCGATCACAACGTTCAGTTGCTTGAGCGTGGATTGTTTAAATCAAAGGAACAACGTAATGCAGCTCAATAAACCTTGGTTGATTTTCCCAGGCATTGCTATTGGTATTTTTTTTCTAGTTCTCGCCATTACGACTAAAGAAGTGGCGCCATTAAATGCTCAGCATCAGTCGTCTCGATTGGTTGAAGTGACGGAACTAAAGCAACAAGCTGCAGCACCTTTGGCCATTGCTTACGGTAGAGTGGAGCCTAAAACGAGCTGGGAAGCTGTTGCAGAAGTGAGTGGCAACCTAGTTTATCGCCATCCCTTGTTAGAAGAAGGGAGATTTTTACCCAAGGGTACGCTGTTACTTAAAATTGACCCTCTTGAGTACAGCTTAAAAATGGTGCAAGCAGAGGCCAATTTAAACGCAAGCATGACTCAGCTGGCTCGTTTAACTCAAGAAGAAACCAACTTAAAAACCAGCTTAGATATTGAGCGCCAACGCGCTTTGTTGGTAGATGAAGAGTTCAAACGTAAACAAAAGCTTAAGGATCAGAACCTGATTTCTAGCTCGGAGCTAGAAAACCAAAAGCAAAATGTATTAATTCAAAATAACGTGGTTCAAGAGCTTGAGAATGCCTTGCAACTCATCCCCGATGATAAGCGAGTTGCTGAAGCACAACTCGCAGTAGAAAAAGCCAAGTTTGAAGATGCCCAGCGTCAACTTAGTAAAACGGAGATTGTGCTGCCTTTTGACGCCAAAATTGCTGAAGTAAATATTGAAACCGAACAAGTAGTTAATTTGCAATCGGTAATGGTGGTAGCGCAAAAGCTGGATGTGATGGTGGCAGACGTGCAGTTGTCACTCAATGATATGCGCCATCTAGTGAGCAGTGTACAGCATTATCAAAACGCCTTGGGCTTGCCATCTATTGACGAATTAGAATTTGAAGCATCGATAAGCCTAGTGGCTTCGGGAATAGAATATCGTTGGCCAGCCAAAGTAACCCGTGTAGCTGAGTCAGTAAGTGTTGAACAAGCCACCGTTGGCATGTTCTTAGAAGTCGCACAAGACATTGCCAGCATGGATTTAGCTCAACAAATCCCATTGACTAAGGGCATGTATGTACAAGCGACGATAAAGGGCTATCCGCAGCAACACTTTGTGGTGCCAGAAAGAGCGTTGCACGGCAGCAATATTTACCTGATGGACAGCGAAGACAAGCTGAACATTGTTCCAGTGACTGTGATATTTAGAACTGAGCAGGGTGTGGCAATCAGCGGAGATATTAGCAGTGGTGAGCAGCTGATTCTTAATGATCTTATTCCAGCGGTAGAGGGGATGAGCCTGCGAGTAGAGGAAGCGCCAAATGCTTAATTTCTTTATTCGCCATCCTACCTTAGCAAACTTGGTTATGGTGAGTTTTCTGCTGCTTGGCTTCAGTAGTTTAGGCACCTTGAAGCGAGAAACCTTTCCTGAATTTACTAACCCTTTCATTATCGCAACTGTGGTTTATCCCGGCGCTTCACCCAGTGAAGTAGAGGAAAGCTTATGTATGCGTATGGAAGATGCTGTAGATGGTTTATCGAGCATCGAAGAAACCCGTTGTGAAGCGGTTGAAGGGCTAGGCTCACTAGTAGTGAAACTTGACGGTAACGCCGACGTTGGCCGAATGTTGGTGGATATTCAAACTGAAATCAACGCCATTAAGGATTTTCCTGAGCAAATTGAACCGCCAGTGGTTAAAGAAATGGACTGGGCGGAACCCGTTGTAGATATTGCCATTAGCGCGCCAGCGTCTTGGCCTGATTTGAAAGCCTACGCCGAAGAGCTTAAACAAAGCCTAAAGGTAGATTACGGCGTGGCCATGGTGAGCGTGAGTGGTTTCTCAGATCATCAGTTGCGGGTTGAATTAGATCAAACAGCGCTGCGCAGGTTAAACCTAAGCGTTAATGACGTTGCCAATACCATTAGCCAGCAAAACATTAATTTGCCGGCCGGGACCATAGAGCTTACAGATAAAAACTTATTGATTCGTTTTGATCAACGTAAGCGTGATCCTCTTGCCTTAGCTAAAACGGTAATTGCATCAGATAACAATGGCAGCGTGGTGTACTTGGGAGATATCGCCAGCATCAGCGACAGGTTTGAATTAGATGAAGAGAAAATACTGTTCAACAACCTTCCTTCTGCAGTACTCAAAATTAGCAAAAATAAAGCCGATGATGCCTTGCGCATCAAACAATCGGTACAGCAGTTTGTCGACGACCAAAGGCTTATTAGCCCTGAGGGGGTGAGCTTAACCCTCACCAATGACATGTCTTCGCTATTAAGCGATCGCTTAAACATGATGCTTAAGAATGGTTGGCAAGGGATTATCTTGGTGTTTTTGAGTATGTGGCTGTTTTTCTCGTTGCGATACTCGTTCTGGATAGCTGCAGGCTTACCGGTTGCCTTTATGGGTGGTTTGTTCCTGATGTCGGTATTTGGGCTGTCGATAAATATTATGACGCTGGTAGGCCTACTTATGGCTATTGGCATCATGATGGATGATGCGATTGTTATTGCGGAATCGATTGCCGCTCACCTAGAGCGAGGGCTAAGCGCCGACCAAGCAGTGGTTAAAGGGGTTAAAAAAGCTGCGCCTGGGGTTATCTCGTCGTTCTTCACCACAATTTTTGTATTGGGTAGTTTAATGTGGTTAGACGGGCAAATGGGTGCAGTATTAAGCGTGGTGCCCATGGCTTTGTTATTAGTACTTTGCATTAGCTTGGTAGAAGCGTTTTTGATCCTGCCTAACCACCTTCGTCATACCTTGCAGCATCAGGGTATTGAAAGGCCCACAAGTGGCTTTAAAGCAAAATTTCTAAATGCTTTCGAAAGTTTTCGACTAAATAAACTTGTTCCAGCCGTTACCTTCATAGTGAAGTGGCGTTACATTTCACTTGGTGCAACTTTGGGCTTGTTGCTGTTGTCGTTCTCTTTGGTGATTAGCGGATTGGTAAAATTCACCGCCTTTCCAGAATTAGACGGTGACATCGCAGAAGCCAGAATTATTCTGCCGCCAGGCTCAAGTTTAAGCCAAACCGAAGCCTTAGTGACGGAAATTGTTAATGCAGCGCAGCTGGTTGGGAAAGAGTTCACCAACAATAACAACGAGCCGCAAACGCTGATCCACGATATAACCGCGCAATACAATTTTAATGCTGATGCCGGAGAGTCAGGCCCTCACGTGGCTACCGTGCGCCTAGATCTGCTTTCTGCAGAGGTCCGCAATAGTTACATAGAAGATTTCATTGCTGCTTGGCGGGAACAGGTAGGTGATCAAGCATTACCTTTAGCTTTAGCTTTTACCCAACCGACAATGGGCCCAGCTGGGCGGGCGATTGAAGTGCGTTTACAACACTCCAATCTTGATACTTTAAAATCTGCATCGGTTGAGCTGCAGGCTTACCTAGGTAAGTTCCAAGGTGTGAACAGCATTCTAGATGACATGCGCCCTGGTAAAGAAGAGGTAGTGATTTCACTTCGAGGAGGGGCGGAGTCGTTTATGGTTAACGGCCAAATGGTGGCGGAACAACTTCGTGCTTCTTACCAAGGTACCATAGCTGATGAGTTTCAGATTGGCCCAGAGAATATGCAAATTGATGTAAGGTTAAACAAGCAACAGTCCGGAAGCTTACAAGCATTAGCTAACTTTCCGATTGTGCTGGCCGATGGCCAACAAGTACCTTTATCGTCCATCGCAAACATTGAGTATCAACGGGCTTATGTGCGTATCCAGCGCATTAATAGCTTGCGTACAGTAACGGTAATGGCTGATGTCGATACCCGGGTAGCGAATACCAATGAAGTGATGCAATTGGTACAAGGGAGTTATCTGCCTGAGCTTCAGAAGCAGTTTCCTGGTTTGCGTGTTGATTTTGAAGGAGAGGCTAAAGAAAGTGCCAAAGTAGGGGCTTCATTAAGTAAAAGTTTTGCCATTGGTATTTTTGGGGTTTTTGCTATTTTGAGCTTCCAGTTTAGAAGTTATTTAGAGCCAGTGGTGGTGCTTACGGTTATTCCCATGGCCTTAATAGGCGTATTGTGGGGCCACTTTTTGTTAGGCCATAACTTAAGCATGCCGTCTATTTTGGGCTTTATTTCCTTAGCGGGCATTGTAACAAATGACTCTATATTGCTGGTGCAGTATATCCGGCACCACTTGGATGAAGGGGATGACGTTTATCAGGCTGTTGTTAACGCAAGCAAAGAGCGTTTTAGAGCGGTGTTTTTAACCTCCTTAACCACTGCTGCCGGCTTGCTTCCGCTTTTACTCGAAACCAGCTTACAGGCTCAAGTTGTGCAGCCTATCGTGGTGTCGATAGTGTTTGGTATTATTGCTTCTACCATGATGGTGTTGTTTATTATTCCAGCAGCCTATGCGGTACTGGCCGATTGGAATTTAGTACACAAACATCAATCGTTGTAGAGGGACTAAGGCTTAAAACGGGTGAGCTATTAATAAGCTGTTTGCAGCCAATTGTTAGCGAATTCTCAGACAAATTAACTGTAAAAGACTGGATGTATATCCAGTCTTTAGGTTAAGCTAAGCGCAGTTAGTTTAGGAGTCTATGCAGTGATCGCTACCATTAAAGGTACCTTAGAAGAAAAAGTCCCACCGTTTGTTTTAATTGACGTAGCCGGAGTAGGCTACGAGATTCAATTACCCATGAACTGTTTTTATCAATTACCTGAACTGGGTGAGTCTGTGCGCTTGTTAACTCACTTTATTGTGCGAGAAGATGCCCAGTTGCTTTATGGTTTTCATGATAAGGCTTCTCGCTCCTTATTTAGAGAATTGATCAAGGTAAATGGTATTGGTCCTAAAGTAGCCTTAGCCATACTATCGGGCTTAAGTTGTGAGCAGTTTGTGTTTGCCGTTAAACATGAAGACTTATCAAGCTTAGTAAAAGTGCCTGGCATCGGTAAGAAAACTGCTGAACGCTTGCTAGTCGAAATGAAAGACCGCTTGAAAAACTGGAACGTAGAACTTCCAGAAACGCCAATAAGTGATAGCCTAAGTAGCCATGGAGATTTACCCTTACACGCAAGTGTAGATCCTAAAGATGAAGCTACCGCAGCGCTAGAGTCTTTGGGTTACAAAGGTAACCAAGCAGATAAGTTGGTTAAACTAGTGTGGACCAATGGCATGAGCAGTGAAGAGCTGATCAGAGAAGCCTTAAAAGCGGCACTGTAACAAAGGTATTTTAGATGATTGAAGCTGACCGTTTAGTAGCAGCCACGCCAATAGTAGAAGAAGAAACAGTTGATCGCGCGATTAGGCCCAAAAAGCTTGAAGATTACACTGGTCAACAAGCGGTTGTAGAACAGTTAGAAATATTTATTGAAGCCGCTCGCCGTCGTGATGATGCCCTAGACCATTTACTTATATTTGGCCCGCCCGGCTTAGGTAAAACTACTTTGGCTAACATTGTGGCCAACGAGCTAGACGTAAATATTAAAACTACTTCTGGACCGGTGTTAGAAAAAGCCGGTGATTTAGCGGCGCTACTAACCAATCTAGAACCAGGCGATGTATTGTTTATTGATGAGATCCACCGTTTAAGTGCCGTGGTAGAAGAAGTGCTTTACCCTGCCATGGAAGATTATCAGTTGGATATTATGATAGGCGAGGGCCCTGCGGCGCGGTCAATTAAGCTAGACTTACCACCGTTTACCCTTATCGGTGCAACCACCCGCGCAGGTATGCTTACTTCTCCTTTACGTGACCGTTTTGGCATTGTGCAACGCTTAGAGTTTTACAAAACTAAGGACTTAGCCGATATCGTTAAACGAAGTGCCCATTATCTTAATTTAGACTTAGATGAAGAAGGCGCTTGGGAAGTAGCAAAACGTTCCCGAGGCACTCCTCGTATTGCAAATCGTTTGTTACGTAGGGTACGCGATTTTGCAGATGTTAAGTTCGACGGAAAGGTGACTCAGAAGATTGCAGCCCAAGCTCTTGATTTGCTTAGTGTAGACAGTGCAGGCTTTGACTACATGGATACCAAGTTGCTTAAAGCGATTACCGAGACTTTTGCTGGTGGCCCGGTGGGTTTAGACAACTTGGCAGCTGCAATTGGCGAAGATAAAGAAACCATAGAAGATGTGCTTGAACCATTCTTAATTCAACAGGGTTTTTTGCAACGCACTCCTCGTGGGCGTATCGCTAGTGATAAAGCCTATTTACACCTCGGTTTAGACCTTCCTAAACGATAAAAACGCTGTCGTTTAATAACGACAGCATTGCTAAAAAATAGGCTTAAAGTGTTTAATTTTAAGCCGTTATCTCAGTTTTCTTTGTCAATTATCTAAATTAAGTGTTTAGAGTCTTAACCTTGGGCACCAGCCTGTGTATAGTAATTTGTAATTATATATTTGGGATAGATGTAATGTCGGTTTTAGCTGTTCGGGTTTACTACGAAGATACCGATGCTGGCGGGGTTGTTTATCATGCCAACCACATAAAGTACTTCGAACGGGGCCGTACAGAGTGGCTTCGTGACTTAGGCTATGATCAAGACGTACTAATGAAACAAGATTTATGTTTTGTGGTGCGTTCGCTAAATATTGACTACAAACTTCCTGCTTTATTCAATCAAATGCTCTCGGTGGAAACCACCATCGAAAAAATGAAGAGAGCCAGTTTGGTGTTTGAACAAACCATTAGAAATGCTGATCAACAAGTCATCGCCCACGGAACGGTCACTGTAGCTTGTGTCACATTGTCATCAATGAAGGCCACGGCCATTCCTGAAACATTAAAAGAGGATTTACTCGGTGCACTCTGATATGTCATTTATCGGCTTGTTTTGGCAGGCGAGTCTATTAGTTAAGTTTGTAATGTTATTGCTAGTGAGTATGTCTGTTTATTCGTGGGCAATGATCATTAACCGTAATCGAGTATTAAAAGCAGCTAAAACCGCCAGTGATGCTTTTGAACAAAAGTTTTGGTCCGGTGTCGACCTTAACAAGCTTTATCAAGAGAGCAATGCCCGCGCAGACCACCTGCAAGGAATGGAGCAAATTTTCCATTCAGGCTTTCGTGAGTATGTGCGTTTACATAAAACCAGTGGCCGCAGCGCCGACGCGGTAATGGATGGTACGTATCGTAGTATGCGTGTGTCGCTATCTCGCGAAGTTGAATCCTTAGAAAACCAATTGCCTATGCTGGCCACCATTGGTTCGATTAGCCCATACATT
The Agarivorans aestuarii DNA segment above includes these coding regions:
- the rssA gene encoding patatin-like phospholipase RssA is translated as MTGKSELKIGLALGSGAARGWSHLGVIMALQDMGIRPHIVSGCSIGALVGAAYACQRIDKLHEWALSLSSWQVFNLMDFSLYRGGLLTGEKVFNAAEKYIGSDMIEQLTIPFGAVATELESGKEIWLQKGKVRDAVRASCAMPGLMAPYRLKDQWLVDGAVVNPVPVSLCRAMGADIVIAVNLNNDKSRIALTDHPLELNEQDSNANEQPFWRLLGGGKDFLNSMLSNLKQPNNNRSPGMIGVMSTSINIMQERLTRTRMAGDPPDILLSPKLGDIGIMDFHRAEEAIAEGKRVTVLMRPQIEEELFYR
- a CDS encoding TetR/AcrR family transcriptional regulator; this encodes MSPKNPVGRPKGDSKAREKLLEAATQLFAKLDYDKVSIRMIANKAAVDAALIRYYFGSKAQLFGEMLKNVSNPVFNALQQGKQNTDISDLGKVMRGYYTTMVENPYFPKLIYKLSGLPREHESAQQLELMISNMGRFKSKALFEQLVNKKALIEGIDPEMAQISFLSLMVFPFLMPERLLEANQIELSKQKFLKLADHNVQLLERGLFKSKEQRNAAQ
- a CDS encoding efflux RND transporter periplasmic adaptor subunit; the encoded protein is MQLNKPWLIFPGIAIGIFFLVLAITTKEVAPLNAQHQSSRLVEVTELKQQAAAPLAIAYGRVEPKTSWEAVAEVSGNLVYRHPLLEEGRFLPKGTLLLKIDPLEYSLKMVQAEANLNASMTQLARLTQEETNLKTSLDIERQRALLVDEEFKRKQKLKDQNLISSSELENQKQNVLIQNNVVQELENALQLIPDDKRVAEAQLAVEKAKFEDAQRQLSKTEIVLPFDAKIAEVNIETEQVVNLQSVMVVAQKLDVMVADVQLSLNDMRHLVSSVQHYQNALGLPSIDELEFEASISLVASGIEYRWPAKVTRVAESVSVEQATVGMFLEVAQDIASMDLAQQIPLTKGMYVQATIKGYPQQHFVVPERALHGSNIYLMDSEDKLNIVPVTVIFRTEQGVAISGDISSGEQLILNDLIPAVEGMSLRVEEAPNA
- a CDS encoding efflux RND transporter permease subunit; its protein translation is MLNFFIRHPTLANLVMVSFLLLGFSSLGTLKRETFPEFTNPFIIATVVYPGASPSEVEESLCMRMEDAVDGLSSIEETRCEAVEGLGSLVVKLDGNADVGRMLVDIQTEINAIKDFPEQIEPPVVKEMDWAEPVVDIAISAPASWPDLKAYAEELKQSLKVDYGVAMVSVSGFSDHQLRVELDQTALRRLNLSVNDVANTISQQNINLPAGTIELTDKNLLIRFDQRKRDPLALAKTVIASDNNGSVVYLGDIASISDRFELDEEKILFNNLPSAVLKISKNKADDALRIKQSVQQFVDDQRLISPEGVSLTLTNDMSSLLSDRLNMMLKNGWQGIILVFLSMWLFFSLRYSFWIAAGLPVAFMGGLFLMSVFGLSINIMTLVGLLMAIGIMMDDAIVIAESIAAHLERGLSADQAVVKGVKKAAPGVISSFFTTIFVLGSLMWLDGQMGAVLSVVPMALLLVLCISLVEAFLILPNHLRHTLQHQGIERPTSGFKAKFLNAFESFRLNKLVPAVTFIVKWRYISLGATLGLLLLSFSLVISGLVKFTAFPELDGDIAEARIILPPGSSLSQTEALVTEIVNAAQLVGKEFTNNNNEPQTLIHDITAQYNFNADAGESGPHVATVRLDLLSAEVRNSYIEDFIAAWREQVGDQALPLALAFTQPTMGPAGRAIEVRLQHSNLDTLKSASVELQAYLGKFQGVNSILDDMRPGKEEVVISLRGGAESFMVNGQMVAEQLRASYQGTIADEFQIGPENMQIDVRLNKQQSGSLQALANFPIVLADGQQVPLSSIANIEYQRAYVRIQRINSLRTVTVMADVDTRVANTNEVMQLVQGSYLPELQKQFPGLRVDFEGEAKESAKVGASLSKSFAIGIFGVFAILSFQFRSYLEPVVVLTVIPMALIGVLWGHFLLGHNLSMPSILGFISLAGIVTNDSILLVQYIRHHLDEGDDVYQAVVNASKERFRAVFLTSLTTAAGLLPLLLETSLQAQVVQPIVVSIVFGIIASTMMVLFIIPAAYAVLADWNLVHKHQSL
- the ruvA gene encoding Holliday junction branch migration protein RuvA, whose translation is MIATIKGTLEEKVPPFVLIDVAGVGYEIQLPMNCFYQLPELGESVRLLTHFIVREDAQLLYGFHDKASRSLFRELIKVNGIGPKVALAILSGLSCEQFVFAVKHEDLSSLVKVPGIGKKTAERLLVEMKDRLKNWNVELPETPISDSLSSHGDLPLHASVDPKDEATAALESLGYKGNQADKLVKLVWTNGMSSEELIREALKAAL
- the ruvB gene encoding Holliday junction branch migration DNA helicase RuvB; translation: MIEADRLVAATPIVEEETVDRAIRPKKLEDYTGQQAVVEQLEIFIEAARRRDDALDHLLIFGPPGLGKTTLANIVANELDVNIKTTSGPVLEKAGDLAALLTNLEPGDVLFIDEIHRLSAVVEEVLYPAMEDYQLDIMIGEGPAARSIKLDLPPFTLIGATTRAGMLTSPLRDRFGIVQRLEFYKTKDLADIVKRSAHYLNLDLDEEGAWEVAKRSRGTPRIANRLLRRVRDFADVKFDGKVTQKIAAQALDLLSVDSAGFDYMDTKLLKAITETFAGGPVGLDNLAAAIGEDKETIEDVLEPFLIQQGFLQRTPRGRIASDKAYLHLGLDLPKR
- the ybgC gene encoding tol-pal system-associated acyl-CoA thioesterase yields the protein MSVLAVRVYYEDTDAGGVVYHANHIKYFERGRTEWLRDLGYDQDVLMKQDLCFVVRSLNIDYKLPALFNQMLSVETTIEKMKRASLVFEQTIRNADQQVIAHGTVTVACVTLSSMKATAIPETLKEDLLGAL
- the tolQ gene encoding protein TolQ; translated protein: MHSDMSFIGLFWQASLLVKFVMLLLVSMSVYSWAMIINRNRVLKAAKTASDAFEQKFWSGVDLNKLYQESNARADHLQGMEQIFHSGFREYVRLHKTSGRSADAVMDGTYRSMRVSLSREVESLENQLPMLATIGSISPYIGLFGTVWGIMNAFIALGEVQQASLNMVAPGIAEALIATAMGLFAAIPAVIAFNRFSTGVAKLEHGYANFMEEFSSILHRQTHSGSN